One Brassica napus cultivar Da-Ae chromosome A5, Da-Ae, whole genome shotgun sequence DNA window includes the following coding sequences:
- the LOC106434311 gene encoding methyl-CpG-binding domain-containing protein 9 isoform X2, which produces MEPTDSSKHQLGASTTAALDEDHHPSFLGIDLNEIPTGAGCTSVHHDDGDYEPVEVVRSIHDNPDPAPGAPADVPGPDRDAACGACGRPESIELVAVCDACERGFHLCCVNDGVEAAPSVDWMCRDCVTGGERSKLWPLGVKSKLILDMNASPPSDAEGYGGEDTSDSRRHMLASTSCMDNSLEYSMTHSSSLNPGRGHATLEASGMMSRNIKMTVDALDSRSLGFGFPLSLSNSSFPIRFPSVDPSELLLHNLRRFISERHGVLEDGWHVEFKQPLNDYHLCAVYCAPNGNTFGSIQDVACYLGLAVNDNYSCMDAEIRNGSSLLQGKLHMSKRRKTSRWPNNGFPEQKGSSRNAQRRRFPFCGQTRTTFDVSPGTLFQAGESLSSENNGCGCEEANKGLPMQFGDFFVLSLGRIDTRQSYHNVNMIYPIGYKSCWHDKITGSLFTSEVSDGSSGPVFKVTRSPCSKSFIPIGSLVLSCPKIDEMVEQNIGNRSNRRDSPQEHDEDTVEILLSDLSPPLEDDILSCLREKNLSKTLKCLRSEVGSSQVDFHKTSSYNQESEVDIGDIVVEEDSLSVAWKKVSQKLVDACSNVLKHKGTMSFRCKHVDRETREINWDMINEQDSVVLYLSRFFCSLAPRIAICGEKDNSKIATLASALSTWLDQSRFGLDADFVQELIERMPGAESCSDYSFLKSRISSVTVAEGALVVEPKGGENIKGEVFGEITRKAKRPKLNGGHGFRNPHPPPGRPMCLRLPPGRVGDFLQLSEVLWRFREILGLGESFLPEKLEKELVNPVLDGLLLDKSGKEANRSEMNLSDKDCRVTEIFSVFDDSQPFSSENTSASVLKETKVGDSRWPCLGALLTRTHISVLQVLICELQSKVATFVDPNFDSGESRSRRGRKKDDSTLSDKRNKLHMLPVNELTWPELARRSGWDGSRFNEASKKIFGSLTRENDVIYVEDDDSDDLGATETNACNGDIPEWALVLEPVRKLPTNVGTRIRKCVYEALERNPPEWAKKILEHSISKEVYKGNASGPTKKAVLSLLADVRGGDLVQSSVKGTRKRTSIGVSDVIMKKCRAVLRDVAAADEDKVFCTLLGRKLLNSSDNDDDGLLGSPAMVSRSLDFRTIDLRLATGAYDGSTEAFLEDVLELWSCIRAMYADQPDCLELVETLSEKFKSLYEAEVLPLVQKLMDYRKLECTTEMTKEIKDIVVSISKLPKAPWDEGVCKICGVDKDDDSVLLCDTCDAGYHTYCLNPPLIRIPDGNWYCPSCVIAKRMAQDALESYKLVRQRKGRKYQGELTRAYMEQTAHLADVMKEKDYWEFSAEERIQLLKFLCDELLSSSLVHQHLEQCAEAIIEMQQKLRSLSSEWKNTKMRQEFLRAKLAKVEPSIIKAMGEPQNSSSFADHNGDRVTHDDDSSRAAFLNNNQGKALLETDAQTGVSNVISCASNISSPEKATSPGRHELPIEVTDNMSCEEEDTTETLQTSVGRNDETQCLKPDAVELQTANDASSVAFQELQACQRDLNAASNEIENVQQSIRSIEAQLLRQSIRREFLGSDASGRLYWGCSFPEEHPRILVDGCMSLQKPVQVDPTGSKVSSPFLRDIDHGRLMVSPWTCYETEAEISELVLWLHDDDLKERDLRESILCWKRLRFGNLHTKIKQAQNSSSPKLAGNLVTKAAMSMEKRYGPCIKLETETIKKRGKKTKVAELEKLCKCECLESILPSMIHCLICHKTFASDDEFEEHAENKCIPYSLATEEGREIYDSSKAKESLKSDHLSLKSNAGKEVAETSNVSELDSGLIRYHGEESISPYHFEEICSKFVTKDSNRDLVKEIGLIGSNGIPTFLPVPSTHFNDSVLISATSSKLDGGNSGGRVIFTGSEANGEDLNSESSMCVDRFVTNDIRGPLNKPSGMDFGFSEQKNEKTSGSRLKGCCVVPQASLKRITGNALPVFRFLKTILLDMDVALPEEALRPSKSHPDRRRAWRAFVKSAQSIFELVQAAIVVEDMIKTEYLKNEWWYWSSLSAAAQISTLSALSVRLFSLDAAIMYDKSVTQSDPMDETNPLPDQKSQAVSDTQERSSRANRRSGKKRKEPEGS; this is translated from the exons ATGGAACCCACTGATTCTTCCAAACACCAACTCGGAGCTTCCACAACCGCCGCTCTCGACGAAGATCATCATCCCTCTTTTCTCGGCATCGATCTCAACGAAATCCCTACCGGCGCTGGTTGCACCTCTGTCCACCATGACGACGGAGACTATGAGCCTGTTGAAGTCGTTAGGTCGATTCACGATAACCCCGACCCTGCTCCCGGCGCCCCTGCCGACGTCCCTGGCCCCGATCGGGATGCCGCGTGCGGCGCCTGTGGAAGGCCCGAGTCGATTGAGCTCGTTGCTGTCTGCGACGCTTGTGAGCGAGGCTTTCATCTCTGCTGTGTTAACGACGGAGTGGAGGCGGCTCCTTCCGTTGATTGGATGTGCAGAGACTGTGTTACCGGCGGCGAGAGGAGCAAGCTGTGGCCGTTGGGGGTGAAGTCCAAGCTCATCCTTGATATGAACGCCTCGCCGCCTAGTGATGCCGAGGGATACGGAGGCGAGGATACATCAGATTCGAG aAGGCATATGCTGGCCAGCACTTCTTGCATGGACAACTCTCTTGAGTATTCAATGACGCATTCAAGCTCTTTGAACCCTGGTAGAGGACATGCTACTCTCGAAGCTTCAGGGATGATGTCTCGCAATATTAAAATGACTGTGGATGCATTGGATTCGCGTTCTTTAGGTTTTGGTTTTCCATTAAGCCTGAGCAACAGTAGTTTCCCCATTAGATTTCCATCCGTGGATCCAAGCGAGCTCTTGCTGCACAATCTCAGGCGTTTCATATCTGAAAGGCACGGAGTATTAGAAGATGGTTGGCATGTCGAATTTAAACAACCTTTAAATGACTATCATCTGTGTGCTGTGTATTGTGCTCCGAATGGAAACACATTTGGTTCAATACAAGATGTTGCTTGTTATCTGGGCTTGGCAGTTAATGATAACTATAGCTGTATGGATGCTGAAATCAGGAATGGGAGTTCTCTTCTTCAAGGAAAATTGCATATGTCCAAGAGAAGAAAGACTTCGAGATGGCCAAACAATGGTTTCCCCGAGCAAAAGGGTAGTTCAAGGAATGCTCAGCGCAGGCGTTTTCCATTCTGTGGTCAGACGAGGACCACTTTCGACGTTTCACCTGGTACTCTTTTTCAGGCTGGTGAATCGCTTAGCTCTGAGAATAATGGATGCGGTTGTGAAGAAGCTAAT AAAGGACTTCCGATGCAGTTTGGAGATTTCTTTGTGCTGTCGCTTGGACGAATTGACACAAGACAGTCTTACCACAATGTCAACATGATTTATCCTATAGGATATAAGTCCTGCTGGCATGATAAGATCACAGGGTCTTTATTTACAAGCGAGGTATCTGATGGCAGTTCTGGACCTGTCTTCAAGGTTACACGGTCACCATGCTCTAAATCATTTATTCCAATTGGATCACTTGTCTTATCCTGCCCAAAGATTGATGAAATGGTGGAACAGAACATTGGCAACCGAAGTAATCGCAGAGATAGTCCTCAAGAGCATGACGAAGACACTGTTGAGATCCTTCTTTCAGATCTGTCCCCACCTCTTGAAGATGATATATTGTCTTGTTTACGTGAGAAGAACTTATCCAAGACATTAAAGTGCCTGCGCTCGGAAGTTGGTTCTTCTCAAGTAGACTTTCATAAAACTTCATCCTATAATCAGGAGAGTGAGGTTGATATTGGCGATATTGTTGTGGAAGAAGATTCATTGTCTGTTGCATGGAAAAAGGTTTCTCAAAAACTTGTTGATGCATGTTCCAATGTCCTGAAGCATAAGGGAACCATGAGCTTCCGTTGCAAGCATGTTGACAGAGAAACAAGGGAAATCAACTGGGATATGATAAATGAGCAAGACAGTGTAGTTTTATATTTGTCAAGGTTTTTCTGTTCTTTGGCTCCTCGCATTGCTATATGTGGTGAAAAGGATAATAGCAAGATTGCAACTCTAGCTAGTGCTTTGTCAACGTGGCTGGATCAAAGTAGATTTGGACTTGATGCTGATTTTGTACAAGAATTGATTGAACGTATGCCTGGTGCCGAATCATGTTCAGATTATAGTTTTCTGAAGAGTAGAATATCTTCTGTAACTGTAGCAGAAGGTGCGCTAGTTGTCGAACCAAAAGGTGGAGAAAATATAAAGGGAGAAGTTTTTGGTGAGATTACTCGGAAAGCGAAGAGGCCTAAACTAAATGGTGGTCATGGTTTCAGAAATCCACACCCTCCTCCCGGTAGGCCTATGTGTTTGAGGCTTCCTCCTGGGCGTGTTGGTGACTTCCTTCAG CTATCTGAAGTTTTATGGCGTTTCCGTGAAATTTTGGGTTTGGGAGAGTCTTTCTTACCTGAGAAGCTTGAAAAGGAGCTTGTCAATCCAGTGCTCGATGGTTTGCTTCTTGACAAATCTGGGAAAGAAGCCAACAGAAGTGAGATGAACCTTAGTGATAAGGATTGTAGAGTTACTGAAATTTTTTCTGTGTTCGATGATAGTCAACCCTTTTCTTCGGAAAATACCTCTGCTTCTGTACTAAAGGAGACAAAAGTAGGAGATTCTCGTTGGCCGTGCTTGGGTGCACTTCTAACAAGGACTCACATTTCGGTTCTGCAAGTGCTAATATGTGAGCTGCAATCCAAGGTAGCTACATTTGTTGATCCAAACTTTGATTCTGGAGAATCGCGATCCAGACGAGGACGGAAAAAGGATGACAGTACACTTTCTGATAAGAGAAATAAGCTGCATATGCTTCCTGTTAACGAGCTCACTTGGCCTGAATTGGCCCGTAG GAGTGGCTGGGATGGAAGCCGATTCAATg AGgcttctaaaaaaatatttggttctTTGACAAGAGAAAATGATGTTATTTATGTGGAAGATGATGATTCTGACGACCTTGGTGCTACTGAGACAAACGCTTGCAATGGTGATATTCCAGAGTGGGCACTGGTACTGGAACCTGTGAGAAAACTTCCAACAAATGTTGGGACTAGAATCAGAAAGTGTGTCTACGAGGCTTTAGAGAGAAATCCACCAGAGTGGGCAAAGAAGATATTGGAGCATTCCATCAGTAAAGAAGTATATAAAGGCAATGCATCCGGACCAACAAAG AAAGCTGTCCTCTCATTGCTAGCGGATGTTCGAGGTGGAGATTTGGTGCAGAGTTCTGTTAAAGGAACCAGAAAGAGGACGTCTATTGGTGTATCTGATGTCATTATGAAGAAATGTCGTGCTGTGTTGCGTGATGTTGCAGCTGCAGACGAGGACAAAGTATTTTGCACTTTACTGGGGCGAAAGTTACTGAATTCCAGTGATAATGATGATGACGGACTCCTGGGATCACCTGCAATGGTTTCACGTTCCCTAGACTTCAGAACTATAGATTTGAGGTTGGCTACTGGTGCATATGACGGATCAACTGAAGCTTTTCTTGAGGATGTTCTTGAG CTGTGGAGTTGTATACGTGCTATGTATGCAGATCAGCCTGATTGTTTAGAACTGGTTGAAACATTGTCTGAAAAGTTTAAGTCATTATACGAAGCTGAG GTTCTACCACTTGTTCAGAAACTTATGGACTACAGAAAATTGGAATGCACTACAGAGATGACAAAGGAAATTAAGGACATAGTTGTTTCAATAAGTAAGCTTCCCAAGGCCCCGTGGGATGAGGGGGTGTGTAAAATATGTGGTGTTGACAAAGATGATGACAGTGTTCTCTTGTGTGATACATGCGATGCGGGGTATCACACATATTGTTTGAATCCACCTCTTATTAGAATTCCGGATGGAAATTGGTATTGTCCCTCATGTGTCATTGCCAAGCGCATGGCTCAAGATGCGTTGGAATCTTACAAACTAGTCAGACAGCGGAAAGGTAGAAAGTATCAGGGGGAACTTACCCGAGCTTATATGGAACAGACGGCTCACCTGGCAGATGTGATGAAAGAAAAAGACTACTGGGAGTTCAGTGCCGAGGAG AGAATTCAGCTGCTTAAGTTTCTATGCGATGAACTGCTTAGCTCCTCCCTTGTTCATCAACATCTCGAGCAGTGTGCCGAAGCGATAATTGAAATGCAGCAGAAGTTGCGCTCTCTTTCTTCAGAATGGAAAAACACGAAAATGCGGCAAGAATTTTTGAGGGCTAAACTCGCAAAGGTTGAACCTAGTATTATAAAGGCAATGGGCGAACCACAAAATTCAAGTAGCTTTGCAGACCACAATGGAGACCGGGTTACTCATGATGATGACTCTTCCCGTGCCGCATTTCTTAACAATAATCAGGGGAAAGCTCTGCTTGAGACTGATGCTCAAACCGGAGTGTCAAATGTCATTTCTTGTGCGAGCAATATTTCCAGCCCAGAAAAAGCTACGTCCCCTGGGAGGCATGAGTTGCCAATAGAAGTAACGGATAATATGtcttgtgaagaagaagataccACAGAGACCTTGCAAACATCAGTTGGAAGGAACGATGAAACACAGTGTCTAAAACCCGATGCAGTGGAATTGCAGACAGCTAATGATGCATCTTCTGTGGCTTTCCAAGAATTGCAGGCTTGTCAACGGGATTTGAATGCCGCTAGCAATGAAATAGAGAATGTGCAGCAATCAATAAGAAGCATAGAAGCACAACTTCTAAGGCAATCTATACGAAGAGAGTTTCTAGGAAGTGATGCTAGTGGTCGTTTATATTGGGGTTGCAGCTTCCCAGAAGAACATCCTCGTATTTTGGTTGATGGATGCATGTCTTTGCAGAAACCTGTACAAGTTGACCCGACAGGTTCAAAAGTTTCCTCCCCATTTCTCCGTGACATTGACCATGGAAGACTAATGGTTTCACCCTGGACCTGTTATGAAACTGAAGCGGAGATCAGCGAGCTTGTCCTATGGCTTCATGATGACGACCTGAAAGAAAGAGACCTGAGAGAGTCTATTTTGTGCTGGAAAAGGTTACGATTTGGGAATCTGCATACGAAAATAAAACAAGCTCAGAATTCGTCCTCTCCAAAGTTGGCTGGGAATCTTGTGACGAAGGCTGCCATGTCAATGGAGAAGAGATATGGTCCATGCATTAAACTAGAGACCGAAACCATAAAAAAACGGGGGAAGAAGACTAAGGTTGCAGAGCTAGAGAAACTGTGTAAATGCGAATGCTTGGAATCCATTTTGCCATCCATGATTCACTGCCTCATATGCCACAAAACATTTGCAAGTGATGATGAATTTGAGGAGCACGCCGAGAATAAGTGTATTCCTTATTCATTAGCAACTGAAGAAGGCAGGGAAATTTATGATTCTTCGAAAGCAAAAGAGAGCCTGAAATCTGATCATCTTAGTTTAAAGTCTAACGCTGGCAAAGAAGTAGCTGAAACATCCAATGTTTCTGAACTTGATTCTGGGTTGATAAGATATCATGGAGAAGAATCTATTTCCCCATACCATTTTGAGGAGATCTGTTCTAAGTTTGTGACAAAGGATTCTAACAGAGATTTGGTTAAAGAGATTGGTCTGATCGGTTCAAATGGAATTCCAACATTTCTTCCGGTGCCATCTACTCATTTTAACGACTCAGTGCTCATATCTGCCACTTCCAGCAAGCTAGATGGTGGTAATTCAGGGGGTCGGGTGATTTTTACTGGTTCTGAAGCCAATGGGGAAGACTTGAATTCTGAATCTAGCATGTGTGTCGATAGATTTGTCACAAATGATATCCGCGGTCCGCTGAATAAACCGAGTGGAATGGATTTTGGCTTCTCAGAGCAAAAGAACGAGAAAACTTCAGGTAGTAGGTTAAAAGGCTGCTGTGTGGTTCCACAGGCTTCGTTGAAACGTATTACGGGCAATGCTTTGCCGGTTTTCAGGTTCCTTAAAACCATATTGCTTGATATGGATGTGGCACTACCTGAAGAAGCTTTAAGACCATCGAAATCACATCCAGACCGTAGACGAGCTTGGCGTGCATTTGTTAAATCCGCACAAAGCATTTTCGAg TTGGTTCAGGCAGCAATTGTGGTAGAAGACATGATTAAGACAGAGTACTTAAAAAATGAATGGTGGTACTGGTCTTCTCTTTCAGCGGCTGCTCAAATCTCGACGCTATCTGCGTTATCCGTACGTCTCTTCTCCCTGGATGCAGCTATTATGTACGACAAAAGCGTAACTCAATCAGATCCGATGGATGAGACAAATCCCTTACCGGACCAAAAGTCACAAGCTGTTTCAGATACACAAGAAAGGAGCAGCAGAGCAAACAGAAGATCTGGTAAGAAGAGGAAAGAACCAGAGGGATCATAA